A single genomic interval of Shewanella psychropiezotolerans harbors:
- a CDS encoding RluA family pseudouridine synthase has protein sequence MHSPEHCFTSFKASISEFTLPQRFTFPFYYEPHPLCLLAASELQQHLENQTDWQHNFGLESDNTDSLGKMFGVLLVKNQQGELGYLSAFSGKVADQNLLPHFVPPVFDMLAKDGFFIPEQDKINLINAEITERKRDPELAHLQSMLADETQLAETQIATHRASMIENRKQRKAQRLAGESLDEDALKLLGIQMSRESVQDKNRLKELNVYWDERLAAAKLAHGQVNKRLSALKLQRKTMSAALQQRLFDEYGFLNIEGKQRSLGDIFKGTIHKVPPAGSGECAAPKLLHYAFKHGMTPLAMAEFWWGVAPKSEIRQHKNYYGACQGKCQPILGHMLEGLATDENPLLTNPAEGKQLEIIYQDRDMLVVNKPAEFLSVPGRNIDDSVYSRIKLLYPEATGPLIVHRLDMSTSGLMVIALNKAANKSLQKQFITRTVKKRYVALLTGELTQDDGIISLPLRGDFDDRPRQLVCFEHGKPAETKWQVISRRDGRTKVHLYPKTGRTHQLRVHSAHPQGLNMPIVGDDLYGKKSQRLHLHAELLELNHPTTREAMSFSVEADF, from the coding sequence ATGCATTCCCCAGAACATTGTTTTACCTCATTTAAAGCGTCAATCTCAGAATTTACTCTTCCGCAGCGTTTTACCTTTCCGTTTTATTATGAGCCTCATCCTCTGTGTCTGTTGGCCGCAAGCGAGTTGCAGCAACACCTAGAAAACCAGACTGATTGGCAACATAACTTTGGTCTGGAAAGCGACAATACTGATAGCTTAGGCAAGATGTTCGGTGTGCTGTTGGTGAAAAATCAGCAAGGTGAGCTAGGTTACCTGTCGGCTTTTTCCGGCAAGGTAGCGGATCAAAACCTGCTGCCACACTTCGTCCCTCCAGTATTTGATATGTTGGCTAAAGACGGCTTCTTTATTCCCGAGCAAGACAAGATAAACCTGATAAACGCTGAGATCACAGAACGTAAACGCGATCCAGAACTGGCGCATTTGCAATCTATGTTAGCCGATGAAACTCAACTCGCTGAAACGCAGATAGCCACCCATCGTGCATCTATGATTGAGAATCGTAAACAGAGAAAGGCGCAGCGTTTGGCGGGTGAATCCCTCGATGAAGACGCCCTCAAACTACTCGGTATTCAGATGAGTAGAGAGAGCGTGCAAGATAAGAACCGCTTAAAGGAGCTAAACGTCTATTGGGATGAACGACTGGCTGCCGCTAAGCTAGCCCATGGCCAAGTGAATAAACGCCTGTCGGCCTTAAAGCTTCAACGTAAAACCATGTCCGCCGCCCTGCAACAACGTCTGTTTGATGAGTATGGATTTTTAAACATAGAGGGTAAGCAGAGAAGCTTAGGTGATATCTTTAAAGGCACCATACATAAGGTCCCACCAGCAGGCTCAGGCGAGTGCGCCGCGCCTAAACTGTTACATTACGCCTTTAAACATGGAATGACCCCACTCGCCATGGCCGAGTTTTGGTGGGGAGTCGCCCCAAAATCGGAAATAAGACAACATAAGAACTACTATGGGGCTTGTCAGGGAAAATGTCAGCCAATCTTGGGGCATATGCTTGAGGGTCTAGCTACCGATGAAAACCCGCTACTGACCAATCCTGCCGAGGGTAAACAGCTCGAAATTATCTATCAAGATAGAGACATGTTAGTGGTCAACAAGCCCGCAGAATTCTTGTCTGTTCCGGGTCGAAACATAGATGATTCTGTATATTCACGAATTAAACTGCTTTATCCTGAGGCTACGGGCCCACTTATCGTCCACAGACTCGACATGTCCACCTCAGGCTTGATGGTAATAGCCCTCAACAAGGCGGCCAATAAGAGCTTGCAGAAGCAATTTATCACTCGCACCGTTAAGAAGCGTTATGTCGCCCTGCTAACCGGTGAATTAACCCAAGATGATGGTATCATCAGTTTACCGCTTCGCGGCGATTTCGATGATAGACCCAGGCAACTGGTATGCTTCGAACATGGTAAGCCAGCAGAAACCAAATGGCAGGTCATTTCTCGGCGCGATGGACGCACTAAAGTGCACCTATATCCCAAAACGGGGCGCACCCATCAACTTAGGGTTCATAGCGCTCACCCCCAAGGCCTTAACATGCCAATCGTCGGTGACGATCTGTATGGCAAGAAGAGCCAGCGATTACATCTCCATGCCGAGTTATTGGAACTCAATCATCCTACAACACGTGAAGCTATGAGTTTTAGCGTGGAGGCAGATTTTTAA
- the gndA gene encoding NADP-dependent phosphogluconate dehydrogenase, with the protein MQNHTKLHDIGVIGLGVMGKNLALNIADNQYSVAAFDLDSDKVQGVVQQEKSEHAASKQAQVPLRINGCNNLSEMLSSLEKPRILVLSVPAGAPVDGVCNALIDAGIESDDIVIDTGNSLWTDTVEREARYSKKFVFFSCAVSGGEMGARFGPSLMPSGDIKAWDRIKPIWEAIAAKVDAETGLPIERQEPGNPVTEGEPCTTYIGPAGSGHYVKMVHNGIEYADMQLICEAYQLLSDGFAMTTTEIADLFDKWNQGSLNSYLMEISAEVLRQADPITGKPLVSMILDKAGQKGTGLWTAVSSLQIGCPAPTIAEAVYARAVSTQKEQRQTLSHLLKGPAAEKPTADERDAFIDQLENALYCAKIACYAQGFQLMAMAAKDRGWTLNFAEIAKIWRAGCIIRARFLQSITQAYQAAANDGIELDNLLMADDFSIALSEKQLDWRKAVSAAVLKGIPVPCISSALAYYDSYRCETLPASLLQGQRDFFGAHTFERTDKPAGEKYHLNWSHAARDLIKV; encoded by the coding sequence ATGCAAAACCACACCAAATTACATGATATCGGCGTTATTGGACTGGGTGTTATGGGCAAGAATCTTGCACTTAATATTGCCGATAACCAATACAGCGTCGCTGCGTTTGACCTAGATTCAGACAAGGTGCAAGGTGTTGTGCAACAAGAGAAATCTGAGCACGCCGCCAGCAAGCAAGCCCAAGTACCTTTGCGTATCAATGGCTGTAATAATCTTTCTGAAATGTTATCTAGCCTCGAAAAACCGCGTATCTTGGTGCTTTCAGTGCCAGCGGGGGCCCCTGTAGATGGTGTGTGTAATGCACTCATCGACGCGGGTATCGAGTCTGATGATATCGTTATCGATACGGGTAATAGCTTGTGGACCGACACTGTCGAGCGCGAAGCGCGTTACTCGAAGAAATTTGTCTTCTTCAGCTGCGCCGTATCCGGCGGTGAGATGGGCGCGCGTTTCGGCCCATCATTGATGCCAAGCGGTGACATCAAGGCCTGGGATAGAATTAAACCTATCTGGGAAGCGATTGCGGCTAAAGTGGATGCCGAAACCGGCTTGCCCATAGAGCGTCAGGAGCCGGGAAACCCGGTCACTGAAGGCGAGCCATGTACCACCTATATTGGCCCGGCAGGTTCTGGTCATTATGTGAAGATGGTTCATAACGGCATCGAATATGCTGACATGCAGCTTATCTGTGAAGCCTATCAGTTACTCAGTGATGGCTTTGCCATGACGACGACTGAGATTGCGGATCTGTTTGATAAATGGAACCAAGGCAGCCTGAATAGCTACTTGATGGAGATCAGCGCGGAAGTCTTGAGACAGGCCGATCCTATTACTGGTAAGCCTCTGGTTTCGATGATCCTCGATAAGGCAGGGCAGAAGGGCACAGGACTCTGGACTGCGGTTAGCAGCTTGCAGATAGGTTGCCCCGCCCCAACGATTGCCGAAGCCGTCTATGCCCGCGCCGTCAGTACCCAAAAAGAGCAGAGACAGACATTGAGTCATCTGCTAAAAGGTCCAGCGGCTGAAAAGCCAACCGCTGATGAGCGTGATGCTTTTATTGACCAGCTTGAAAATGCCCTCTATTGCGCCAAGATTGCCTGTTATGCACAAGGCTTCCAGCTGATGGCCATGGCGGCGAAAGACAGAGGTTGGACGTTAAATTTCGCCGAAATTGCTAAAATCTGGCGTGCTGGCTGTATTATCAGAGCCAGGTTCCTGCAATCTATCACTCAAGCCTATCAAGCTGCAGCGAATGATGGCATTGAGTTGGACAACTTGTTGATGGCCGATGATTTCAGCATTGCCCTGTCTGAGAAACAACTGGATTGGCGTAAGGCTGTATCGGCGGCGGTACTAAAAGGTATTCCTGTGCCTTGTATCAGTTCGGCTCTGGCCTATTACGACAGTTATCGCTGTGAAACCTTGCCAGCTAGCCTGTTACAGGGACAGAGAGACTTCTTCGGTGCCCACACGTTTGAGCGCACCGATAAGCCTGCGGGTGAGAAGTATCACCTCAACTGGAGCCATGCTGCCAGAGACTTGATTAAGGTCTGA